In the genome of Schistocerca piceifrons isolate TAMUIC-IGC-003096 chromosome X, iqSchPice1.1, whole genome shotgun sequence, one region contains:
- the LOC124722662 gene encoding putative uncharacterized protein DDB_G0293878, translated as MDRTKTELLQSLDNSIDTLKVEIGGQINDIRKYNDTFRQEVTEQITKVASQLQSHIHESREEKDKLILDIHKLSEDFASLKSNLSTDLETNNNDLREEIQNMVKATRDEFTDSLEEVKTVINNIQEEKLSHITSELEKEKQELSSLKQQIERNEIELNESQQRESFERCGLERLCAEANKTIRTDHNLDFVVDINHDYNTSVWSTENPHVNGKEPMVIPCTKDLWEEIRIENSGGGSGELRNSHNCQVKRPYSSINNNSRNVRAYNNNNNSNPNFRNNNEENEGKKEKKFIENRKKSRLKFRNTL; from the exons ATGGACAGAACGAAAACTGAATTGTTGCAGTCCTTAGATAATAGTATAGATACTTTGAAAGTGGAGATCGGTGGACAGATAAATGATATTAGAAAGTATAACGATACTTTCAGACAAGAAGTTACGGAGCAGATAAcaaaagtagcttctcaattgcaATCACACATTCATGAGTCTAGGGAAGAAAAAGATAAGCTGATACTAGATATACATAAGCTTTCAGAAGATTTTGCTAGTCTGAAATCAAATCTCTCCACCGATCTTGAAACTAACAACAATGATTTAAGAGAAGAGATTCAAAACATGGTTAAAGCTACCAGGGATGAATTTACTGATTCTCTGGAAGAAGTTAAAACTGTTATAAACAATATACAGGAAGAAAAATTATCTCACATTACAAGTGAgttagaaaaggaaaaacaagaactCTCTTCTCTTAAGCAACAAATAGAGAGGAATGAAATAGAATTAAACGAGTCTCAGCAAAGAGAATCTTTTGAACGATGCGGGTTGGAGAGACTTTGTGCAGAAGCAAACAAGACAATTAGAACTGATCATAATTTAGATTTTGTAGTGGACATTAACCATGAT TATAATACCTCTGTATGGAGCACAGAGAATCCACATGTAAATGGAAAAGAACCTATGGTTATTCCTTGTACTAAAGATTTGTGGGAAGAAATTCGCATTGAAAATAGTG GTGGTGGTTCTGGAGAACTTCGTAATTCTCATAATTGCCAAGTAAAGCGACCTTACTCATCTATTAACAATAACAGTCGTAATGTTAGGGcttacaacaacaataataatagcaatCCAAATTTTCGTAACAATAATGAAGAGAATgagggaaaaaaagagaaaaaattcatagaaaacaggaagaaaagtcgtctgaaattcaggaataccCTGTAG